From Coffea arabica cultivar ET-39 chromosome 2e, Coffea Arabica ET-39 HiFi, whole genome shotgun sequence, the proteins below share one genomic window:
- the LOC113730274 gene encoding uncharacterized protein: MHNRGQDLPPPRFLQIKQDDKFFSRLLSKESSKGEEASFRVLYYGGNTGSIPFTWESQPGTPKHTFSDNSLPPLTPPPSYQLSTPRRKTMQKHSKPNFFNSIFPRASSKKSASFSPPSSLSYSSSSHSSSCSLPSTPKNTSAIHFGLDEDDDHDHMPTSPTSTLCFGAGIKCAGQSGSGHQPMKNVMKKAFLSIVGHGTRA; the protein is encoded by the coding sequence atGCACAACAGAGGCCAAGATCTCCCACCTCCCAGATTCCTTCAAATTAAGCAGGATGACAAATTTTTCTCAAGGCTGTTGTCCAAAGAAAGCTCTAAAGGTGAAGAAGCCTCTTTCAGGGTCCTGTACTACGGAGGAAACACAGGTTCGATCCCCTTCACGTGGGAATCTCAGCCAGGCACCCCAAAACACACATTTTCTGATAATTCTCTCCCTCCTCTCACACCACCTCCCTCTTACCAGCTTAGCACCCCTAGGAGGAAAACCATGCAGAAGCACTCCAAGCCCAATTTCTTCAACTCCATTTTCCCCCGAGCTTCTTCGAAAAAATCAGCCTCGTTTTCACCACCATCTTCCTTATCATACTCATCATCGTCGCACTCCTCGTCATGTTCGCTGCCATCCACCCCAAAAAATACTTCCGCCATCCACTTTGGGCTAGATGAGGATGATGATCATGACCACATGCCCACTTCACCGACTTCAACTTTGTGCTTTGGTGCCGGAATCAAATGCGCCGGCCAGTCTGGAAGCGGTCACCAACCAATGAAGAATGTGATGAAGAAGGCGTTCCTGTCCATTGTTGGCCATGGTACTAGGGCTTAG
- the LOC113730273 gene encoding LOB domain-containing protein 3 produces MSAQSFCREKVEKVKIEPDYGLKGLNQIGGGGGGEGGRVIRPCAACKQMRRHCSAKKCPFSPYFPPNEPLRFASVHRVFGASNVSKMLAEVPESLRAEVAISLVYEADARLRDPVYGCTAEISALQRRVESLQQQLNSAWDELLKYKNPHHEADIFNAEPPPSHDVALLPSVATTAAFPPPPSPTVLLVPPPPPTTSGSLLLSSSASSNQYCPLSAAADFSTISN; encoded by the exons ATGTCTGCGCAAAG TTTTTGCAGGGAAAAGGTTGAGAAGGTAAAGATAGAGCCGGATTATGGGCTTAAGGGATTGAATCAaataggaggaggaggaggaggtgaaGGCGGGAGAGTTATTAGACCTTGCGCCGCCTGTAAGCAAATGAGACGACACTGTTCAGCAAAAAAATGTCCCTTTTCTCCATATTTTCCCCCTAACGAACCTCTCAGATTTGCTTCCGTTCACAGAGTCTTTGGTGCAAGCAATGTGTCAAAGATGCTCGCG GAGGTCCCGGAGAGTCTAAGAGCAGAGGTAGCAATTAGTCTTGTATACGAGGCAGATGCGAGGCTAAGAGATCCTGTGTACGGATGCACCgcagaaatttctgctttaCAACGGCGAGTCGAATCATTGCAACAACAACTCAATTCAGCATGGGATGAACTGCTCAAATACAAGAATCCCCATCATGAAGCCGATATCTTTAACGCAGAGCCCCCACCTTCCCATGATGTAGCCTTGCTTCCTTCCGTTGCCACCACCGCTGCTTTCCCTCCTCCCCCTTCTCCAACAGTACTGCTAGTGCCACCGCCCCCTCCCACCACCTCAGGTTCACTTCTCCTTTCATCCTCTGCTTCGTCCAACCAGTACTGCCCACTATCTGCTGCCGCTGATTTCAGCACCATATCAAATTAA